One stretch of Cedecea neteri DNA includes these proteins:
- a CDS encoding glycerol-3-phosphate responsive antiterminator, producing the protein MSLMSLLKQHPLIAAVKDNQSLQLALESDCQVISVLYGNICTITGIVQQIKKANKYALVHVDLLEGTSNKEIVINFLKLVTQADGVISTKAPMVKAARAQGFFAIHRLFIVDSISYHNIDKQIAQSNPDCIEILPGCMPKVMKWVTEKIDLPVIAGGLVCDAEDANNALNAGALAISTTNTGVWQLAKYLP; encoded by the coding sequence GTGTCCCTGATGTCCCTACTCAAACAACATCCGCTGATTGCAGCGGTAAAAGATAACCAGAGCCTGCAGCTGGCGCTGGAGTCCGACTGCCAGGTTATTTCCGTGCTGTACGGCAATATCTGCACGATTACCGGCATCGTGCAGCAGATTAAAAAAGCGAACAAATACGCGCTGGTGCACGTCGATTTACTGGAAGGCACGTCGAATAAAGAAATTGTGATTAACTTCCTGAAGCTGGTGACCCAGGCCGATGGCGTGATCAGCACCAAGGCACCGATGGTGAAAGCGGCCAGGGCGCAGGGGTTCTTTGCCATTCACCGGCTGTTTATCGTCGACTCTATCTCTTATCACAACATCGATAAGCAGATCGCGCAGTCAAACCCGGACTGCATTGAAATACTGCCCGGCTGCATGCCGAAGGTGATGAAGTGGGTGACGGAGAAAATCGACCTGCCGGTGATAGCGGGCGGCCTGGTGTGTGACGCGGAGGATGCTAACAACGCCCTGAACGCCGGCGCGCTGGCTATCTCAACCACCAATACCGGCGTCTGGCAGTTGGCTAAATATCTTCCCTGA
- a CDS encoding 4Fe-4S dicluster domain-containing protein → MNLHEKLAKNAWQPAEKPHIVPADSPDRESLALLVRACPAGLYRQKEDGSLQIDNTGCLECGTCRLLCDEQTLSRWRYPPAGCGIQLRFG, encoded by the coding sequence GTGAACCTGCATGAGAAACTGGCAAAGAACGCCTGGCAACCCGCAGAGAAACCGCACATTGTTCCTGCAGACAGCCCCGACAGAGAAAGCCTTGCCCTGCTGGTACGCGCCTGCCCCGCAGGGTTATACCGCCAGAAGGAAGACGGCAGCCTGCAGATTGATAATACCGGCTGCCTGGAGTGCGGCACATGCCGCCTGCTTTGCGACGAACAAACCCTCAGCCGCTGGCGCTACCCGCCCGCCGGCTGCGGCATCCAATTACGCTTTGGTTAA
- a CDS encoding FAD-dependent oxidoreductase — translation MATTDFDIIVVGAGIAGSCCAAECARAGLNVLLVERASQPGGKNLSGGRLYTAAFDDLFPDFSRTAPLERCITHEKLSALTPDSATTLSFQQPTASSYSVLRARLDPWLFQQAEQAGAQCLASTQVDGLHVENGVVSGVVIDGEVLSARAVVIAEGANTLLAEQHKLLNKLPEHGVAVGVKEVLALPKEDLENRFALEGNEGAAWLFTGGVCGEQPAGGFLYTNNDTLSVGIVCPLSSLRASSAALPDLLENFKQHPTLRPLLRRAELVEYGAHLIPECGLNGLPERLAGPGYLLVGDSARFCINTGFTVRGMDLAALSAKAAAQTLIQALQENESVDLNQVYRQQLERTTLWGVLERYRKMPDFLQTPGLFQDYPHLLAELQRDIFDPQSSPPPRLGSLLWKHARRAGISRLVKDIFHGGRSL, via the coding sequence ATGGCCACTACAGATTTCGATATTATCGTCGTAGGTGCAGGGATCGCAGGCTCCTGCTGCGCGGCAGAGTGCGCGCGCGCCGGGCTAAATGTTCTGCTTGTTGAGCGGGCAAGCCAGCCCGGAGGCAAAAACCTGTCGGGCGGCAGGCTTTACACCGCCGCGTTTGACGATCTCTTTCCTGACTTTTCTCGTACTGCCCCGCTTGAGCGCTGTATTACCCATGAAAAACTCTCCGCTCTGACGCCGGACAGCGCCACTACGCTCAGCTTTCAACAGCCCACGGCTTCTTCATACAGCGTGCTTCGCGCACGTCTCGATCCGTGGCTGTTCCAGCAGGCTGAACAAGCCGGAGCCCAGTGCCTGGCGTCTACCCAGGTCGATGGCCTGCATGTCGAAAACGGCGTGGTGAGCGGCGTAGTGATTGACGGAGAAGTGCTGAGCGCCAGAGCCGTGGTTATTGCCGAAGGTGCCAATACCCTGCTGGCAGAGCAGCATAAGCTATTGAACAAGTTGCCCGAGCACGGTGTTGCGGTCGGCGTTAAGGAAGTGCTTGCGCTGCCGAAAGAAGATCTGGAAAACCGTTTTGCCCTCGAAGGTAACGAAGGCGCGGCCTGGCTGTTCACCGGTGGCGTCTGCGGCGAGCAGCCCGCAGGTGGTTTTCTCTATACCAATAACGATACGCTTTCTGTCGGCATCGTTTGCCCCCTATCTTCACTCCGGGCTTCCTCCGCAGCGCTTCCTGACCTGCTGGAAAACTTCAAACAGCACCCAACGCTGCGCCCGCTTTTACGCCGCGCCGAGCTGGTGGAATACGGCGCCCATCTCATTCCTGAATGCGGCCTGAACGGGCTCCCCGAACGCCTGGCCGGCCCAGGCTATTTGCTGGTGGGCGATAGCGCCCGTTTCTGTATCAATACCGGCTTCACCGTGCGCGGCATGGATTTGGCTGCGCTTTCGGCAAAAGCGGCGGCACAAACGCTGATTCAAGCGCTGCAGGAAAATGAAAGTGTCGATCTTAATCAGGTTTATCGCCAGCAGCTGGAGCGCACTACGCTGTGGGGTGTGCTGGAGCGCTACCGCAAAATGCCCGATTTTTTACAAACGCCAGGGCTGTTTCAGGACTATCCGCACCTGCTGGCCGAGCTGCAGCGTGATATCTTTGATCCCCAAAGTTCACCGCCACCCCGCCTCGGCAGCCTGCTGTGGAAGCATGCCCGCAGGGCCGGTATTTCCCGGCTGGTTAAAGACATTTTTCACGGAGGACGCAGCCTGTGA
- the queD gene encoding 6-carboxytetrahydropterin synthase QueD has protein sequence MMSTTLFKDFTFEAAHRLPHVPEGHKCGRLHGHSFMVRLEITGEVDPYTGWIMDFSELKAAFKPTYDRLDHYYLNDIPGLENPTSEVLAKWIWDQMKPVVPLLSAVMIKETCTAGCVYRGE, from the coding sequence ATGATGTCCACCACCCTGTTTAAAGATTTTACCTTCGAAGCCGCTCACCGCCTGCCGCACGTGCCGGAAGGCCACAAATGCGGTCGCCTGCATGGCCACTCCTTTATGGTGCGCCTGGAAATTACCGGCGAGGTAGATCCCTATACCGGCTGGATCATGGACTTTTCCGAGCTGAAGGCGGCGTTTAAGCCGACTTACGATCGCCTCGATCACTATTATCTGAACGATATCCCAGGGCTTGAAAACCCAACCAGCGAAGTGCTGGCGAAATGGATTTGGGATCAGATGAAGCCCGTCGTTCCGCTTTTGAGCGCGGTGATGATCAAAGAAACCTGCACCGCCGGCTGCGTTTACCGCGGTGAATAA
- the cysJ gene encoding NADPH-dependent assimilatory sulfite reductase flavoprotein subunit, with product MTSQVPPSALLPLTPDQLARLQAATTDFSTTQLAWLSGYFWGMINQQPGAVAAAPAPAAEVPVITLISASQTGNARRVSEQLRDDLLAAKLNVNLVNAGDYKFKQIAQEKLLIVVSSTQGEGEPPEEAVALHKFLFSKKAPKLNGTAFAVFGLGDSSYEFFCQSGKDFDSKLAELGGERLLDRVDTDVEYQPAAQEWRGKIVELLKSRVPAETPAQATATATGVSNEIFTSPYSKEAPLTATLAVNQKITGRDSDKDVRHIEIDLADSGLRYRPGDALGVWYQNDPALVKELTDLLWLKGDESVTVDGKTLPLSEALQWHFELTVNTGNIVESYAQLTRNTALLELVGDKAKLQHYAQTTPIVDMARYAPAELTAEQLVSLLRPLTPRLYSIASSQAEAETEVHITVGAVRYDIEGRARSGGASGFLADRLEEDGEVRVFIEHNDNFRLPANPETPVIMIGPGTGIAPFRAFIQQRDNDGASGKNWLFFGNPHFTEDFLYQVEWQRYVKDGLLTNIDLAWSRDQQHKIYVQDKLREKGAELWRWIQEGAHIYVCGDANRMAKDVEQALLEVVAVHGGMDTEAADEFLSELRVERRYQRDVY from the coding sequence ATGACTTCTCAGGTTCCACCGAGCGCTTTGCTGCCGCTAACGCCGGACCAGCTGGCACGCCTTCAGGCGGCGACCACTGATTTTTCGACCACTCAGTTGGCCTGGCTGTCCGGCTACTTCTGGGGAATGATTAACCAGCAGCCTGGCGCTGTCGCGGCGGCTCCGGCCCCTGCGGCAGAAGTGCCGGTTATCACGCTAATTTCCGCTTCGCAGACCGGCAACGCGCGCCGCGTGAGCGAGCAGCTGCGTGACGACCTGCTGGCGGCGAAGCTGAACGTCAACCTGGTGAACGCGGGCGACTATAAATTCAAGCAAATTGCCCAGGAAAAGCTGCTGATTGTCGTCAGTTCCACGCAAGGGGAAGGGGAGCCGCCGGAAGAAGCCGTGGCCCTGCACAAATTCCTGTTTTCGAAGAAGGCACCAAAGCTTAACGGTACCGCGTTTGCGGTCTTTGGCCTCGGCGACAGCTCCTATGAATTCTTCTGCCAGTCCGGCAAAGACTTCGACAGCAAGCTGGCGGAATTAGGCGGTGAGCGCCTGCTGGATCGCGTCGATACCGACGTCGAGTACCAGCCTGCGGCCCAGGAATGGCGTGGCAAAATTGTCGAACTACTGAAGTCTCGCGTACCGGCGGAAACCCCGGCTCAGGCGACCGCGACCGCCACTGGCGTGAGCAACGAAATTTTCACCAGCCCTTACAGCAAAGAAGCACCGTTAACCGCCACGCTCGCGGTTAACCAGAAGATTACCGGCCGCGATTCCGATAAAGACGTGCGCCACATCGAAATCGATCTTGCCGATTCTGGCCTGCGCTATCGGCCGGGCGACGCGCTTGGCGTCTGGTATCAGAACGATCCGGCGCTGGTGAAAGAGCTGACGGATTTGCTGTGGCTGAAAGGCGATGAAAGCGTCACCGTTGACGGCAAAACGCTGCCGCTGAGCGAAGCCCTGCAGTGGCACTTCGAACTGACTGTGAACACCGGCAATATCGTTGAAAGCTACGCCCAGCTGACCCGCAACACGGCGCTGCTGGAGCTGGTGGGCGATAAAGCAAAATTACAGCATTACGCGCAGACCACGCCGATTGTGGATATGGCTCGCTACGCCCCGGCGGAGCTGACGGCGGAACAGCTGGTTAGCCTGCTGCGCCCGCTCACGCCGCGTCTTTACTCAATCGCCTCTTCGCAGGCGGAAGCTGAAACCGAAGTTCACATTACCGTGGGCGCGGTGCGCTATGACATCGAAGGCCGTGCCCGCAGCGGCGGGGCTTCCGGCTTCCTGGCCGATCGCCTTGAAGAAGACGGCGAAGTTCGCGTGTTCATTGAGCACAACGATAACTTCCGCTTACCGGCAAACCCGGAAACTCCGGTCATTATGATTGGCCCCGGCACCGGTATTGCCCCGTTCCGCGCCTTTATTCAGCAGCGCGATAACGACGGCGCTAGCGGCAAGAACTGGTTGTTCTTCGGCAACCCACACTTCACCGAAGATTTCCTGTATCAGGTGGAATGGCAGCGCTACGTCAAAGACGGCCTGCTGACGAACATCGATTTAGCCTGGTCCCGCGACCAGCAGCATAAAATATACGTACAAGACAAACTGCGCGAGAAAGGCGCGGAACTGTGGCGCTGGATTCAAGAAGGTGCCCACATTTACGTCTGCGGCGACGCCAATCGTATGGCGAAAGACGTTGAACAGGCGTTACTGGAAGTGGTGGCCGTCCACGGTGGCATGGATACCGAAGCGGCAGATGAATTTTTAAGTGAGCTGCGCGTTGAGCGCCGTTATCAGCGAGATGTCTACTAA
- the cysI gene encoding assimilatory sulfite reductase (NADPH) hemoprotein subunit — MSEKHPGPLVVEGKLVDAERLKRDSDFLRGTIKEDLQDGLTGGFNGDNFLLIRFHGMYQQDDRDIRAERAEQKLEPRHAMMLRCRLPGGIITTQQWQAIDKFAEDKTIYGSIRLTNRQTFQFHGILKKNVKPAHEMLHEVGLDALATANDVNRNVLCTSNPVESELHQEAYEWAKKLSEHLLPRTRAYAEIWWDKEKVATTDEEPILGPTYLPRKFKTTVVIPPQNDVDLHANDMNFIAIAENGKLVGFNLLVGGGLSIEHGNKNTYARTASEFGYIPLEHTLAVAEAVVTTQRDWGNRTDRKNAKTKYTLERVGVEVFKAEVERRAGIKFEPTRAYEFTGRGDRIGWVKGIDDKWHLTLFIENGRILDYPDRPLKTGLLEIARIHKGDFRLTANQNLIVAGVPESEKAKIEKLATGHGLMNAVTPQRENSMACVSFPTCPLAMAEAERFLPEFVTKVEQVMDKHKVPDEHIVMRVTGCPNGCGRAMLAEIGLVGKAPGRYNLHIGGNRIGTRIPRMYRENITEPEILSSIDELVGRWANEREADEGFGDFTVRAGIIRPVLDPARDLWD; from the coding sequence ATGAGCGAAAAACACCCTGGCCCTCTGGTGGTCGAAGGCAAACTGGTCGACGCCGAACGGCTGAAGCGCGATAGCGATTTCCTGCGCGGCACCATTAAAGAAGATTTGCAGGATGGCCTGACCGGCGGTTTCAACGGCGACAACTTCCTGCTGATCCGCTTTCACGGCATGTATCAGCAGGATGACCGCGATATTCGCGCCGAACGCGCGGAGCAGAAGCTGGAGCCGCGCCACGCGATGATGCTCCGCTGCCGTCTGCCGGGAGGGATAATCACCACCCAACAGTGGCAGGCTATTGATAAATTTGCCGAAGATAAGACTATCTACGGCAGCATCCGCCTGACTAACCGCCAGACGTTCCAGTTCCACGGGATCCTGAAGAAGAACGTTAAACCCGCGCATGAAATGCTGCACGAGGTTGGCCTGGACGCGCTGGCGACCGCCAATGATGTGAATCGCAACGTGCTGTGTACGTCTAACCCGGTGGAGTCTGAGCTGCACCAGGAAGCCTATGAATGGGCGAAAAAGCTTTCAGAGCACCTGCTGCCGCGCACCCGCGCCTACGCCGAAATTTGGTGGGATAAAGAAAAAGTTGCCACCACGGATGAAGAGCCAATTCTGGGGCCGACCTATCTGCCGCGTAAGTTTAAAACCACGGTGGTGATCCCGCCGCAGAACGATGTAGATCTGCACGCCAATGACATGAACTTCATTGCGATTGCAGAAAACGGCAAGCTGGTTGGCTTTAATCTGCTGGTTGGCGGTGGCCTGTCCATTGAGCACGGCAATAAAAATACCTATGCCCGCACGGCGAGCGAATTCGGCTACATTCCGTTGGAGCATACTCTGGCCGTAGCGGAAGCGGTGGTGACGACCCAGCGCGACTGGGGGAACCGTACCGACCGTAAAAATGCCAAAACCAAATATACCCTTGAGCGCGTGGGCGTGGAGGTGTTTAAGGCGGAAGTTGAGCGCCGCGCCGGCATCAAGTTTGAGCCGACCCGCGCTTACGAATTCACCGGCCGTGGCGACCGTATCGGCTGGGTGAAGGGCATCGACGACAAATGGCACCTGACGCTGTTTATCGAAAACGGCCGTATCCTGGATTACCCGGATCGCCCGCTGAAAACAGGCCTGCTGGAGATAGCCCGGATCCATAAAGGTGATTTCCGCCTGACGGCAAACCAGAACCTGATCGTCGCCGGCGTGCCGGAAAGCGAAAAGGCTAAAATAGAGAAGCTGGCTACCGGGCACGGGCTGATGAACGCGGTCACGCCGCAGCGCGAGAACTCGATGGCCTGCGTGTCTTTCCCTACCTGCCCGCTGGCGATGGCGGAAGCCGAACGCTTCCTGCCTGAGTTTGTCACCAAAGTTGAGCAGGTGATGGATAAACACAAGGTGCCGGATGAGCACATTGTGATGCGCGTCACCGGCTGCCCGAACGGCTGTGGCCGTGCGATGCTGGCCGAAATCGGCCTCGTGGGGAAAGCGCCGGGGCGCTATAACCTGCACATTGGCGGCAACCGTATCGGGACGCGTATTCCGCGTATGTACCGTGAAAATATCACGGAGCCGGAAATCCTCAGCTCGATTGACGAGCTGGTGGGGCGCTGGGCGAATGAGCGTGAGGCCGATGAAGGCTTTGGCGATTTCACTGTGCGCGCCGGGATTATTCGCCCGGTGCTCGACCCTGCCAGGGACTTGTGGGACTAG